In Molothrus ater isolate BHLD 08-10-18 breed brown headed cowbird chromosome 11, BPBGC_Mater_1.1, whole genome shotgun sequence, a genomic segment contains:
- the PPP4R2 gene encoding serine/threonine-protein phosphatase 4 regulatory subunit 2, whose product MDVERLQEALKDFEKRGKKEVCPILDQFLCHVAKTGETMVQWSQFKGYFIFKLEKVMDDFRTSAPEPRGPPNPNVEYIPFEEMKERILKIVTGFNGIPFTIQRLCELLTDPRRNYTGTDKFLRGVEKNVMVVSCVYPSSEKNNSSSLNRMNGVMFPGNSPGYTDRSNVNGPGTPRPVSRTKVSLSAPMTTNGLPDSTEHKEPSLQQTEEKKHSESPASESEGAQSSPVKNKHSEDDPAEAEGHEVKRLKFDKEGEARDAPNQTASSEVSSGMGEETEASSTSQDKEKDASCARQHCTEEEEEESFMSPRNVGADRKDQDKDSDSSSVAEESSEESNAMEESEQPRAEKGLHSAASDSSASATSGADCSDTEELGSYASETPENSSETPMENSDEATEAADEPMEQD is encoded by the exons ATGGACGTcgagaggctgcaggaggcgCTGAAAG ATTTtgagaagagaggaaagaaggaagtgTGTCCAATACTGGATCAATTTCTTTGTCATGTTGCTAAGACTGGAGAGACGAT GGTTCAGTGGTCTCAGTTTAAAggctattttattttcaaactggAGAAAGTCATGGATGATTTCAGAACCTCAGCTCCTGAACCAAGAGGGCCCCCCAATCCAAACGTGGAATATATTCCCTTTGaagagatgaaagaaagaaTCCTGAAAATTGTTACTGGATTTAATGG CATCCCCTTCACTATCCAGCGACTCTGTGAGTTGCTGACAGATCCTAGGAGGAATTACACAGGAACAGACAAATTTCTAAGAGGTGTGGAAAAG AATGTCATGGTTGTCAGCTGTGTATATCCATCTTCAGA gaaaaataattccagtAGTTTAAATCGGATGAACGGTGTTATGTTCCCCGGGAATTCACCAGGCTACACTGACAG atCGAATGTAAATggccctgggacccccagacCCGTGAGTCGGACGAAGGTTTCCTTGTCAGCTCCCATGACAACCAACGGTTTGCCAGACAGCACAGAGCATAAAGAGCCCAGCTTGCAGcaaacagaggagaagaaaCACAG TGAATCACCAGCGTCTGAATCAGaaggtgctcagagcagcccgGTGAAAAATAAGCACTCTGAGGATGATCCTGCAGAAGCAGAAGGACATGAGGTAAAAAGACTTAAATTTGACAAGGAAGGGGAAGCCAGAGATGCACCAAACCAAACTGCCTCCAGTGAAGTCTCTTCAGGCATGGGGGAAGAGACAGAAGCATCCTCTACATCTCAGGATAAAGAAAAAGATGCTTCCTGTGCCAGACAGCACTGtacagaggaagaggaggaag AGTCCTTCATGTCTCCCAGGAACGTTGGTGCGGACAGGAAAGATCAAGACAAAGACAGTGACTCCTCGAGTGTGGCTGAAGAGAGCTCTGAGGAGAGCAATGCCATGGAGGAGTCTGAGCAGCCACGGGCAGAGAAGGGTTTACACTCAGCTGCCAGTGACAGCAGTGCATCTGCCACCAGTGGAGCTGACTGCAGTGACACAGAAGAGCTGGGGTCCTATGCCAGTGAAACTCCAGAAAACTCCTCAGAGACCCCGATGGAGAACAGTGATGAAGCCACAGAAGCTGCAGATGAACCTATGGAGCAAGACTAA